In a single window of the Trichoderma breve strain T069 chromosome 6, whole genome shotgun sequence genome:
- a CDS encoding NADH:flavin oxidoreductase / NADH oxidase family domain-containing protein gives MTQAPEKVDPTPLGRPLTFEFSGKTAKNRFMKAAMSELQSSWDDKDLTKRGIPSKELANLYRLWGAGGYGVILLGNTMIEYDQLEGVGNHIIPLEAPFSGERFERFKDIASAAKEHGSLVYTQLSHPGRQVTDNIQPHPISASDVQLKGSEFGSFAKPRAMEQADIDHVVNSFAHAAEYCYKAGFDGVELHGAHGYLLAQFLAPSTNLRTDQYGGSLTNRARIIFEITDAIRARVPDKSFSIGIKLNSTEFQKGGFTVEDCKVLCAELEKNNFDWVELSGGTYESLAFVHKRESTKKREAYFIEFAEMIMPELKKTKAYITGGLRTAAGMVKALEKVDGVGIGRPAAHEFDLPQKILDGVTDGAIKQLIGEDIFMITNATASIQMMLAGLGHEPLDLSRPDHEKVIQRAIEKWLGNRQKGGLPGPLYIEGLELQPYGTAYAAA, from the exons ATGACACAAGCTCCCGAAAAGGTTGACCCTACGCCTCTCGGCCGGCCCCTTACCTTTGAGTTCAGTGgcaagacggccaagaaCCGCTTCATGAAGGCTGCCATGTCTGAACTACAGTCAAGTTGGGACGACAAGGACTTGACCAAGAGAGGAATCCCCTCAAAGGAGCTCGCCAACCTTTACAGGCTATGGGGTGCAGGTGGATATGGAGTCATTCTTCTTGGTAACACCATGATCGAGTACGACCAGCTTGAGGGCGTTGGAAACCACATTATTCCCTTAGAAGCACCATTTTCTGGCGAACGATTTGAAAGGTTCAAGGACATCGCCTCGGCAGCAAAGGAGCATGGCAGTCTCGTTTACACACAGCTGAGCCACCCGGGCCGACAAGTTACGGACAACATTCAGCCTCACCCCATCTCCGCTAGTGATGTACAGCTGAAGGGTTCTGAATTCGGATCATTCGCCAAGCCAAGGGCGATGGAGCAGGCTGATATCGATCACGTTGTCAACTCGTTTGCCCACGCAGCCGAGTATTGCTACAAGGCCGGGTTTGACGGTGTTGAGCTCCATGGCGCACA TGGTTATCTCTTGGCCCAATTCCTGGCACCGTCGACCAACCTTCGGACAGACCAATACGGCGGCTCGCTGACCAACCGCGCACGAATCATCTTTGAGATCACAGATGCCATCCGCGCTCGCGTTCCCGACAAGTCCTTcagcattggcatcaaacTCAACAGCACCGAGTTCCAGAAGGGCGGTTTCACAGTCGAAGACTGCAAAGTTCTCTGCGCAGAGCTCGAGAAGAACAACTTTGACTGGGTTGAGCTATCGGGGGGCACATACGAGTCTTTGGCGTTTGTGCACAAGAGAGAGTCCACCAAGAAGCGAGAGGCTTACTTTATCGAGTTTGCGGAAATGATCATGCccgagctgaagaagaccaaggctTACATCACTGGCGGTCTTCGCACGGCTGCTGGCATGGTCAAGGCGTTGGAAAAGGTGGATGGAGTTGGAATTGGTCGTCCAGCTGCTCATGAATTCGACTTGCCGCAGAAGATTCTCGATGGTGTTACTGATGGTGCTATTAAGCAGTTGATTGGTGAGGACATCTTTATGATAACCAACGCCACCGCGTCTATACA GATGATGTTGGCTGGTCTTGGCCATGAACCACTCGATCTGAGCAGACCTGACCATGAAAAGGTCATCCAGCGCGCAATCGAGAAATGGCTGGGGAACAGGCAGAAGGGCGGGCTGCCAGGTCCTCTCTACATTGAGGGCCTTGAGCTTCAGCCTTATGGAACAGCCTACGCAGCAGCCTAA
- a CDS encoding alpha/beta hydrolase fold domain-containing protein has product MPIDEYSHFFSNGGVKIHYHLYGQGPALVFVHGHPDNEMTFSKQIDEFSKDHTVILPTLRGYPPSDVPLDPDAYDGNVMAGDLVALLDHLKIEGAIFAGGDVGGITVQKLAFLHPERLLGLELSKYSLKYIKHNPGDEYDLDHVVRTITDPEYRAGIKEYLKNSPEGGMFYFFRKNFPAPPYGQNIDTSGMHYKMPCVVIWGMQEPYFSDKMLDGFYKWFDQSVRVVTLPQAGHWPWREDAPKVNRELRSWINALENGQL; this is encoded by the exons ATGCCCATTGATGAATACTCTCACTTCTTTTCTAATGGAGGCGTCAAGATCCATTACCACCTTTACGGACAAGGCCCAGCCTTGGTGTTTGTCCATGGCCATCCAGACAACGAAATGACCTTTTCCAAGCAAATCGACGAGTTTTCCAAAGACCACACTGTCATTCTTCCTACGCTTCGAGGATATCCCCCAAGCGATGTGCCGCTGGACCCAGATGCCTACGATGGCAATGTTATGGCGGGCGACTTGGTGGCCCTTCTGGATCACTTGAAGATTGAAGGGGCAATCTTCGCAGGAGGAGATGTTGGAGGTATTACAGTGCAAAAGCTCGCCTTTCTACACCCTGAAAGGTTATTGGGTCTG GAGCTGTCCAAGTATTCACTCAAGTACATCAAGCACAATCCCGGCGACGAGTACGACTTGGATCACGTCGTCCGCACCATCACGGACCCCGAGTATCGTGCCGGGATTAAAGAGTACCTCAAGAACTCTCCAGAAGGTGGCATGTTTTACTTTTTTCGCAAGAACTTTCCCGCGCCGCCATATGGTCAAAACATTGACACTTCGGGGATGCACTACAAGATGCCCTGTGTGGTGATCTGGGGAATGCAGGAGCCGTACTTTTCGGACAAGATGCTGGATGGATTCTATAAATGGTTTGATCAATCGGTCCGAGTGGTTACACTGCCTCAGGCTGGACACTGGccttggagagaagatgcaCCAAAAGTGAACCGAGAGCTGCGGTCGTGGATTAATGCGCTGGAAAACGGACAGCTTTGA
- a CDS encoding NAD dependent epimerase/dehydratase family domain-containing protein, translating into MAAQTVLVTGASGFIAAHVVEAFLKKGYNVRGTVRSEKTAEEVRKTHSKYAEQLSFAIVTDMAAANAFDEAVKGVDGIIHTASPFILNATDFEKELLKPAIRGTTSILEAAQKYNPSISRVVVTSSFASVLDPMQGQRPGYVYKEADWNPITVEQANSNPVMAYLASKTFAERAVFDYVEANKPNFTVATLCPPMVYGPIVHSVSDVKSLNTSSGDINRLIDGSEKDVPDTSFHAFADVRDLAEAHVLAFEKPEAAGQRYLVANSAYSYQQICDIIREKFPEQKDLTPKGNTGAPLPPAYRLDTTKAVTELGLKFRPLQETIVDMVNSLLKLRQ; encoded by the exons ATGGCCGCCCAAACTGTCCTCGTCACCGGTGCCTCCGGCTTCATTGCAGCTCACGTCGTGGAAGCCTTCCTCAAGAAGGGCTACAACGTTCGCGGAACTGTGCGCTCAGAGAAGACGGCCGAAGAAGTGCGCAAGACGCACTCAAAGTATGCCGAGCAGCTTAGCTTTGCTATTGTTACCGATATGGCTGCTGCCAATGCTTTCgacgaggccgtcaaggGAGTCGATGGT ATCATCCATACTGCCTCACCTTTTATCCTGAATGCCACCGACTTCGAAAAGGAGCTCCTTAAGCCCGCTATCCGGGGCACCACGTCCATCCTGGAGGCTGCCCAGAAGTACAAcccttccatctccagaGTCGTCGTCACTTCGTCTTTTGCGTCTGTTCTGGACCCGATGCAAGGCCAGCGCCCCGGATACGTCTACAAGGAGGCGGACTGGAACCCCATCACCGTTGAGCAAGCCAACAGCAACCCCGTCATGGCATATCTCGCCTCAAAGACATTCGCTGAGCGAGCCGTCTTTGACTACGTCGAGGCAAACAAGCCAAATTTCACCGTGGCTACTCTGTGCCCTCCCATGGTCTACGGACCAATTGTTCACAGTGTTAGCGATGTCAAGTCGCTCAACACTTCTTCCGGCGACATCAACCGCCTCATCGATGGCTCGGAGAAGGATGTTCCTGACACTTCCTTCCACGCATTTGCCGATGTCCGCGATC TTGCCGAAGCCCACGtcttggcctttgagaagCCAGAGGCAGCTGGACAGCGATACCTCGTTGCCAACTCTGCCTACAGCTACCAGCAGATTTGCGACATTATCCGAGAAAAGTTCCCCGAGCAGAAGGATCTGACACCCAAGGGCAACACTggcgctcctcttcctcccgcTTACCGCCTCGATACTACCAAGGCTGTTACTGAGCTGGGCCTCAAGTTCAGACCCCTGCAGGAGACTATTGTGGACATGGTCAACAGCttgctgaagctgcgccAGTAG
- a CDS encoding carbonic anhydrase domain-containing protein, translated as MTVASEFEVANQQYVATFDKADLPMPPGRKVFVLTCMDARLDPAKFLGLEEGHAHVYRNAGGRAAEALRSLIISQQALGTEEVVVIHHTDCGMLLIHEEEFRNTVKKNTGEDVSHVAFLTIQDLQKSVKTDVELLRKNAAIKNVPISGYIFDVKTGKINKVDI; from the exons ATGACCGTCGCCAGCGAGTTTGAAGTTGCCAACCAGCAATATGTTGCTACGTTTGACAAGGCCGACCTGCCTATGCCTCCGGGCCG AAAGGTTTTTGTTCTGACTTGCATGGACGCTCGTCTGGACCCAGCCAAGTTCCTCGGCCTGGAAGAAGGCCACGCCCACGTTTACCGCAATGCTGGAGGACGAGCTGCCGAGGCACTGCGCTCTTTGATCATTTCTCAGCAAGCTCTGGGGACCGAAGAAGTCGTTGTTATCCACCAC ACCGACTGCGGCATGCTTCTCATCCACGAGGAGGAATTCCGCAACACTGTCAAGAAGAACACTGGCGAGGACGTCAGCCACGTTGCATTCTTGACCATCCAAGACCTGCAGAAGAGCGTCAAGACCGATGTTGAGCTTTTGAGGAAGAATGCTGCGATCAAGAACGTGCCTATTTCGGGCTACATTTTTGATGTCAAGACGGGCAAGATTAACAAGGTTGATATTTAA
- a CDS encoding thioredoxin domain-containing protein, producing the protein MGAENLHHIESSEQLDSLLASNTYVALDFYADWCPPCKAIAPIYQTLADKHSADKYLAFGKVNVDHVQDVAARYGITAMPTFLFFKDGQQVAVNGKAMIQGADPRSLGAAAEKLGGLAQKRIEEATSA; encoded by the coding sequence ATGGGTGCCGAGAACCTCCACCACATCGAGTCCTCCGAGCAGCTCGACTCTCTCCTCGCCTCAAACACCTACGTCGCCCTCGACTTCTACGCCGACTGGTGTCCCCCTTGCAAGGCCATCGCCCCCATCTACCAGACCCTTGCCGACAAGCACAGCGCCGACAAGTACCTCGCCTTTGGAAAGGTCAACGTTGACCACGTCCAAGACGTCGCTGCCCGATATGGCATCACCGCCATGCCCAcattcttgttcttcaaGGACGGCCAGCAGGTTGCTGTCAACGGCAAGGCCATGATCCAGGGCGCTGACCCCAGGAGCTTGGGTGCCgctgctgagaagctgggTGGGTTGGCTCAGAAGAGAATCGAGGAGGCCACATCTGCTTAA
- a CDS encoding annexin domain-containing protein, which translates to MRVPIRQFGHTTGHQSQQWHKSPLNPNPNQQLSRHTPVQDLQRSKINIHLTLASPGHDERQNIEITQAIDKLQEAMTGVGCDNSTFISVLTDSKFQDPQTLHQFTYDYDSQTTLNLAEQIEQKTQGFFRVALMALLKGPLDHDVYTLEKALSGEDADKRALNDVLLCRSNANIRGIVRKYNSTPGRDLVQLIRSKVDEDLFRLYNVILSGARGEDAVLDMTEIDVKVAEIQRLIEGSPTTDLTPIIDILASANDAGLRAMSSAYENKYQRKLDHGIARKFCGSSMEDALLQILDYATDRGKSDADGLWNVLRPSTKDDSIFIYRALRLYWGGTERLQEVHAAYKKTYGMRLLDNLNGSLSGDYRELMIALIGEKSTSTYMYR; encoded by the coding sequence ATGAGAGTTCCTATCAGGCAATTTGGCCATACAACTGGCCACCAAAGCCAGCAGTGGCATAAGAGCCCACTGAACCCGAATCCGAACCAACAACTGTCTAGACACACTCCAGTCCAGGACCTACAACGATCCAAAATCAATATACATTTGACGCTGGCTTCTCCAGGACACGATGAACGTCAAAACATCGAAATCACTCAAGCCATTGATAAGCTTCAAGAAGCGATGACAGGAGTGGGCTGCGATAATAGTACCTTCATCAGCGTTCTGACCGATTCCAAATTCCAGGATCCGCAAACTCTTCACCAGTTTACATACGACTACGACAGTCAAACCACGCTTAACCTAGCCGAGCAAATCGAGCAAAAAACCCAGGGCTTCTTCCGAGTCGCCCTGATGGCCCTCCTTAAGGGACCCCTCGATCATGACGTTTATACTCTAGAGAAAGCCCTCTCCGGTGAAGACGCAGATAAAAGGGCACTGAACGATGTTCTCCTCTGCCGTTCCAACGCCAATATCCGCGGCATCGTAAGGAAGTACAATAGTACTCCAGGCAGGGACTTGGTCCAGCTCATCAGAAGCAAGGTCGACGAAGATCTCTTCCGTCTCTACAACGTGATCCTCTCCGGCGCCAGAGGCGAAGATGCAGTCCTCGATATGACTGAGATTGACGTTAAAGTGGCAGAGATCCAGCGTCTGATTGAGGGTTCTCCCACCACCGACCTCACTCCCATCATCGACATACTTGCGAGTGCCAATGACGCCGGACTGCGAGCCATGAGCAGCGCTTACGAGAATAAGTATCAACGAAAACTAGACCATGGCATTGCACGGAAATTCTGCGGCAGTAGTATGGAAGATGCCCTGCTGCAGATCCTCGATTACGCAACAGATCGCGGGAAATCGGACGCGGATGGCTTGTGGAATGTGCTGAGACCGTCGACAAAGGATGATAGCATCTTTATATACAGGGCTCTTCGGTTGTACTGGGGCGGCACTGAGAGGCTCCAGGAAGTTCACGCTGCGTACAAGAAGACTTACGGCATGAGGCTGCTGGATAACTTGAATGGGTCTCTCTCCGGAGACTACAGGGAGTTGATGATCGCATTGATTGGGGAAAAGTCCACGtctacctacatgtacagatAG